The Streptomyces sp. 135 sequence GACGCCTCTCACCCTCCGTGTCCTCGCTGTCCGCCCTGTCCTGCCTGTCTTGCCTGTCCTGCCTGTCTTGCCTGTCTTGCCTGTCTCCCCTCACCCCTCATCCGGAGTTCCCTGATGCCTCACATACCGAGATCCGCCGCCGTCGGTGCCGTCGTCACCACCGCCCTCGCGGCCGGCCTGCTCGCCGTCTCCTCCCCCGCCGCCTCGGCCGACGAGGTCCGCGTCCACGACATCCAGGGCACCACCCGTCTCTCGCCGCTGGCCGGGCAGCAGGTCACGGACGTGCGCGGCATCGTGACCGGCGTCCGCGGCTACGATCTGGATCCAAGCGGACGGCGACGCCACCAGCGACCGTCAGGCTCGTCCCGGCAACGTCGGTGGCCCGCCCCGTCCGGCGGTCCGGAGTCGCCGAACGTCCGTCCGGCTCGGCGCGAAGTCCGTGCCCTCCCGGTACGCGCCCGCCGGTGACCCCGCGCAGGACGGCAGCGTCAACGGCCTGCCGCTGAAGCCCCGTACGTACGCCCTGGACCTGTACGAGTCCCTGGAGGGCATGAACGTGAGCGTCGGCAGCTCGCGCGTGGTCGGGGCGACCGACGCGTACAACGAGCTGTGGGTGACGGTGAAACCCCACGAGAACCGCAACCGGCGCGGCGGCGCCGTCTACGGCTCCTACGACGCGCAGAACGGCGGCCGGCTCCAGATCCAGCAGCTCGCGCCCGTCTCCGAGCGGCCCTTCCCGAAGGCGAATGTCGGCGACGTCCTGAAGGGCGGCGCCGAAGGACCCCTGGACTTCAACCAGTTCGGCGGCTACACCCTCGTCGCCCGCGAGCTGGGCGACGTCCGCGACAAGGGTCTCGTACGGGAGAAGACGCGCCGCCAGGCCAGGAGTGAGCTGGCGGTGGCCACGTACAACGTGGAAAACCTCGACCCGGCCGACCCGCAGGAGAAGTTCGACGCGCTGGCCGGGGCCGTCGTGACGAACCTCGCCTCGCCCGACATCGTCGCCCTGGAGGAGATCCAGGACGACAACGGCGCGAAGAACGACGGCACGGTCTCGGCGGGCGCGACCCTGAAGAAGTTCACGGACGCGATCGTCGCGGCGGGCGGGCCGCGCTACGAGTGGCGGTCCATCGACCCGGTGAACAACAAGGACGGCGGTGAGCCCGGCGGCAACATCCGCCAGGTCTTCCTCTTCAACCCAGAGCGGGTCTCCTTCACCGAGCGCGCGGGCGGCGACGCGACGACGGCCACCGAGGTCGTACGGTCGGGCAAGCGCGCCGCGCTGAGCCACTCCCCCGGCCGGATCGACCCGCAGAACGCGGCGTGGACCAACAGCCGTAAGCCACTGGCCGGCGAGTTCGTCTTCCGCGGCCGCACGGTCTTCGTGATCGCCAACCACTTCGGGTCCAAGGGCGGCGACGAGGGGCTCACCTCGCACCACCAGCCGCCGGTGCGCTCCTCGGAGACGCAGCGGCTGAAGCAGGCGCAGGCCGTGAACGGCTTCGTGAAGGACATCCGCGCGGTGGAGCGGAAGGCGGACGTCGTCGTGCTCGGCGACATCAACGACTTCGAGTTCTCGGCGACCACCAAGGCCCTCACCGACGGCGGGGCGCTGCGCGCGGCCGTCACGTCGCTGCCCGAGAGCGAGCGCTACTCGTACGTCTACCAGGGCAACTCGCAGGTCCTCGACCAGATCCTGATCAGCCCCGGGGTGGGGGACGAGGACGACTTCTCCTACGACAGTGTGCACATCAACGCGGAGTTCACCGAGCAGAACAGCGATCACGACCCGCAGGTGCTGCGCTTCGAGCCGTAACCGGGGCAGGCGCCGGCCGGCTCACCCGTAGAGGTGGTGCAGCCAGTCCTGCCAGGCCAGTTCGGTGCGTTTGGTGTCCGCCTGCGGGCCGAAGTCGTGCACGCTGACGCGCACCGGCGCGCCGGAGTGGTTGCGGCCGAAGAAGCGGTGCAGGGCGTCGTCCGTCCGCAGGCCGATGAAGTACCGGCTGCGGAAGTCGATCACCGCGTCGAGTTCCTCGCCGGGGGCCTCCACGCGGACCCGGGCGCCCTCGGCCGCGTCGTCGGGCAGGCCGAGGGCGCGGGCGAGGCGCGTGAAGGCATCCGGGGTGACCGAGGTGGGCGGGCCATTGAGCGCGGAGAAGACGGCGGGGCGGCCCGCGAAGTACGCCATGTACTGGCGCAGCGTGTGCAGGTGGAAGTCGGTGTGCCTGATGGCGTCGTCGTACCGGCGGTCCCAGTCGTCGGCGAAGGAGCCCCGCTGGACGTAGCGCAGCCAGGAGCGCCGGCCGCCGTCGCGCGGCTCTATGGTGTGGTCGAGCTGGTCCAGCCGGTCGGGGGGCCGGCCGGGCCCGTGGTCGGCGCCCTGGACGCGGGCGGTGAGGCGGTGCGGCGGCTCCCAGCGGGTGACGGTGCCGCCGAAGGGGGCGGCGCCGCCCTCGCGCGGCTCGTACTTCATGGGCCACAGCCAGCCGCCGGTGCCGGTGGTGAGGGCGGCCCAGACCTCGGCGGGGGAACCCTCGACCTCGAACTCCCGGGCGATCTCGAAGCGCTTGCCGCCGTCGGCGGGGCCTTTCGCGGGGACGTCCAGCATCCCCCCACCGTCCCGCCGCCCCCTACCCCTGTCCAGGCGGGCGGAGCCGTCGGTGGCGGGGCGCCCGGAATCTACGCATGGCTCGGTAGGAAGTTGTACGCCGGCCGGTACCGGGCGACCGAGTCGCCGCTCGCGACCCCGGGGAACTCCTGCACGCGCCGCCACTCGGGCGTCGGTGATCCCACGCCGTCGCCGGCGGCGGCGAGCGCGTCGATGTGGGCCTGCTCGCTCTCCCACTCCGCGTAGTTGACGACCTTCGTGCCGTCCGTACTGACGTGGAAGTGCGCGGCGATCAGCGCCCCGCCCCGGACCGGATCGCTGTTCAGGGCGTCCAGCACGCCGTCCACCCAGGCGCGCTGGCGATCGGCGTCGGGACCCTCGAAGTCCACTTCCACGATCACGACGGCGCCGGGCTCGCGCCCCGAGCGCCCCGAGCGCCCCACGCGTCCCGCGCCGTCCGGCCAGCTGCGGTACAGCCGTGTCTTGGCGAGGGCGAGGCGTTCTATGCCCGGCACGGTGGCGTCGATGTCCGCGTTGCGCGCGTCCCTGCCGTTCTCCGCGCTCGCGAAGAACTCCTGGTACGCCTGCTCGTCCCGCCACTGCGAGTGGTGCAGGACCGTCGAGCCGTCGGAGCCCGCGTACACCGCGTAGGACAGGAGTCCCTCATGC is a genomic window containing:
- a CDS encoding SRPBCC domain-containing protein, whose amino-acid sequence is MLDVPAKGPADGGKRFEIAREFEVEGSPAEVWAALTTGTGGWLWPMKYEPREGGAAPFGGTVTRWEPPHRLTARVQGADHGPGRPPDRLDQLDHTIEPRDGGRRSWLRYVQRGSFADDWDRRYDDAIRHTDFHLHTLRQYMAYFAGRPAVFSALNGPPTSVTPDAFTRLARALGLPDDAAEGARVRVEAPGEELDAVIDFRSRYFIGLRTDDALHRFFGRNHSGAPVRVSVHDFGPQADTKRTELAWQDWLHHLYG
- a CDS encoding antibiotic biosynthesis monooxygenase gives rise to the protein MSATTATSATTATTTQSTGTHPDPARPDAGLTFLSTWSTGSPERQRATLDTIARVWRSRPWPHEGLLSYAVYAGSDGSTVLHHSQWRDEQAYQEFFASAENGRDARNADIDATVPGIERLALAKTRLYRSWPDGAGRVGRSGRSGREPGAVVIVEVDFEGPDADRQRAWVDGVLDALNSDPVRGGALIAAHFHVSTDGTKVVNYAEWESEQAHIDALAAAGDGVGSPTPEWRRVQEFPGVASGDSVARYRPAYNFLPSHA